Below is a genomic region from Astatotilapia calliptera chromosome 2, fAstCal1.2, whole genome shotgun sequence.
CCTCGTTCAGAGGGTcaccagcttaaaaaaaaaacccataatcCTCAATTATTATTATCCTCAATCAGTATTAATttcatgtctctctctctctctctctctctctctcattttttgtttttttgcttggggaaaaacaaatcatttgtcttctctgtccaaaatgtgaacattggcatcctcaaaacaGTAACCTTTATGCTTTAGATGCAGATCTACAAGCAGATCCCACCTGAGATGTTTTCTACATGCCACTGTGAAGGGGGCACCATAATGGTCTGGGGAGCTTTTTCCCTCAGTGGAACAATAGAGCTTCAGGAGGTGCAAGGGTGTCAGCCGCTAACTATGTCCAGATGTTACAGAGGGCATCCTTCATGACTGAGGGCCCTCGTCTGTGTGGTAACAACTGGGTTTTTCAAAAAGACAAGGCTACAGTACACAATGCTCGCAGGACAAGGGACTCCTTCCAGGAGGATAACATCACTGTTTTGGACCATCCTCCGTGTTCCCCTGATCTAAATCAAGTTGAGAACTTCTGGGGATGGATGGCAAGGGAAGTTtacaaaaatggacaacaaTTCCAGACATTAACACAGAATCCTTTGGTAAGTGTATTCTTCATCAGAACTGCCTGTGTTTTGGTCATGTGTGTCAACaattgttgttttctgtctttacctTTGGTTGTCTCTTTTTAGGTCGTGAAAGAGGTGTTTTCTCTAGGGCCAGTTCATTTACTGGCAGCAGCATTGTCAAAGTTCAAGCTGAGAGTTTATGAAATACCAGCAGCATCAGTCATGATCGTTTCCAAAAAAATTGGTTCACTTTATCTTAAGAAATAAAAGTTGGAAGTTTAAGGTAACAGTAGTCCCAGTGGTAACCAGAGCACTAGTTGCGGTAAATCCCAAActaggtgagtggctccagcagatacCATGAATaacatctgagatctctgtccagaagagcgcagtcctaggaacagcaaagatactctgaagctcccaggcctctggtagagaacccaagcttgaaggataaagaccACCCACAGGAGTAAGGGGAAATAAGAGACTCATATTTGTCTCCCCTTACTTCAACTGTACAGAGACATCTAAAAAGTGCCCATTTTATTTGGAATATTATTAATAGAAGCCACACagtagtaaaaaacaaaacaaatggggGGGATCAAATTGTAATGCCCATGATGACATATTGTTTTCTAACTGTCCAAAGTCTTGGACTAGAAGGACATATTATTAACACCAGCAAGTGCAGATAAATATTTAATTCCctaattttaatatatgtatattatgaCTGCTGAATATATATATGCCTTGACACAAGAGATGTAACACAGACAGATGCTTCACTGAAAGCTTTAATGttgcaaaacaagaaaaaacaaagaaacaacagtttTGTAGGATCAATGCTGTGGTAACACAATCAGTCTGCTCTTGTTAAAGACACAAGACCTAAAAGACAATGCAGCTTTAGCTGATttgtcattttgatgtttaGATTGGTACCAAGAAAGGAAAAATGTAACTAGGAAAAGAAGTAGGAGCAagcataacacaaacactattatACATCGGTTTGTGTTTTACTGGAAAATTGATGCTTCAGTCTCAGCCCTGGTGttttgatattttcttggcacagaCAGATGGCCGATTTTCGTGACACTGCATATCATCCCAACACTTGgaatctgcaaatttcaaaaCCAGAAATCAGTAAATTCTATTGCTGTCAGCGTTATTcgtgttaaaatgacgttaacgccataccGTCATTAACGCAGCAAATCGCCCTTAGCAAGTTAACGCAGCTCGCCCCATGCAAGGGGCTGCACACGGCAGCAAAGCGTTAATGAACCAACCACACTGACAGGTTGATGCCATGCAGCCCATGCACGGCGTGAGCCACGGtaatggcgttaatgtcattttaacgagattaacgctgacggCACtagtaaattcatttttaaaaaaaatcattcagaaATTAGGCAATCATGTTAAATATTGTGCTTTGAATTACCGCCATAATTCATCTGCAGACAATCCTGCTTGCCACTATTATTAGGCTCTCCGGGGCACCAGTGTGTATAGTGGAAAGGGGTCCCATCACTCCACAGCCAAACATTTTCCTAGAAGACAGAAATTGATAGCATCATTTCGGGCAGGCCAAAAGATCATGCCTAGCCAAAGTCTTGTGAAATCAGCTTTATTTAATTGACATAACCAATGTAGGCAGCTGGTGAATctcaaatattatttattatataatttaAGCTGCTTTTAATTGATTCATGTCAattgattttacattttgagataaTGGTAATCTGTCATCATTAACCCTTTGAGACCTATTGGAGCAGGAATGCTTCGTTTTGCGTATCTATTTTTAAATACCGGTAGAACTGCAACCACATAAGTtagcacattattatttttattatttatttttttgcatagcAAACCGGAGAAGTTGTACTTAAATCTTATGCATTCAGCTTGttctaggtcacagtttcctttcccatatggctttgcaaaaattgcataaaaagcacttgcagtaaaaaaaaaaaaaaaaaaaaaacccataatattccagaaacacgctttgctgatctgatcagctgttcgtaacacttcctatgtTAGAATAGACATCGGTGCGAActgtcgcatgtccgccattacctgctaaaaccggaagtgacgtcatatttTGTGGGAAACTTAGTTTGGTTTTCCCTTAACGACCTTTATAAACCCATGCTGGTGCTTTTCtgtatagtttctgggatgcttagaactaaAATTTCAGCGCTGGAAATAGTTTagtttgatgcacatgctgttttctttgctaaTTTGCATTAtactatttatttatcattattaGTATTtccctgcagtatataaaaaaactaatctcaaaaataaaactataaagacactcaaaacaaatttcctgtggttggaaactattttgtgcaactattttgtatttacagttttgagagaTAATATgaaatatgtgtaaaaacaaaacaaaaagtattttattttttgtggactttattgcaattttttttttttttttgaatttatGAAGTTAGTATAGAcgtaatgcagacatattattaaaatttgggctataatggttgtattgatgtatagcaacttgaaatgctcccaaaaatgggactacagcatgtaaaaatataaagataagctctggcgtacttggttctatggtaggtcttaaagggttaagagaaacagaaacataacgtaatgatttaaaaaagtaCCTCAGATGCATCAGTTCCTCCTATCCAAGTTTCTTTGTAGCCATGATCACCAGTCAGCTTCAGAATGTGATGGTACTCGCTGCTGCTGTGCACAGATGCAAGGTGTGCACCCATGGACAAGCAGTTTCTCTTCAGtgaagagtgacagagagaggtTTTTAAAGTCACAACGAGGCTAGATGTGTTTTAATCAAGTTTTGAAGACAATACAAATAAGAGAAACTTACCTCAGCTTGAGCCCAACTCATGGATCGTGGAATGTAGACAAAGCAGCGTTGATTGAAATGAGTCCAACCATAAGGACAACCAGAGGACATGTTGAACCGGTAACTCTTTGCTGGGAACAGATAAATAGCTGTATGTATGTATCTCCAGCTGATATTGTACTGTTTGATTTTTTATTATGACATGtacaatattgaaaaaaaaacaaaaccatacaAATACCAGCTTGACAATTAAATATTACATATTTAAGTGATCGACAATATACAGGGCACTTTGACTACCTCACAATTATATATTGTAATTATATCAATGCAgctgtaatcttttttttattgattattaATCATTTTCATCAAATTAATCATTTCAAGTAATAGGCAGTAAAAtttcaaaacacaaagtttCATTAAAAATTGTTATTGATTTTATGATTATTAGTATATTTACAAAGAGAactgaacagaacaaaacatgaTCACTTAAATACAAGTCAATGCAGATGTGTTTTAGCAGCTGATTCTGCAAGTGTTATCTCTAGTCATTCTAAAGCTGAGGGGACATGATGGCAAAGTATGGTCAGCTTTGGATTTCAACTTTTTAATAGCCAGAAGGGCTGATATGAGGCTGATATGAGGCTGACACTTTTGGTATTTAACTTGTGTTCAGACTTAGACAGCTGTGAGAAACCAATATGGTCTTTTTAGTTATACAATTTATATTCAATGAACAACTTTAATGTATCTAAAAGGTCTTTAAATTGGCttgtgactgtttttattttcgtTTTCTTTGGACACTATTTCTACGTCAAAGTTAAATTtcacaatctctctctctctctcactctgtgatatataaatataaattttaaaatgcatttttgtttttctttcattccttAAAATGTGTTCTCTACATTCTAAACTGAGAGTCGCATCATGCATGACacaattgattttcttttctttataaatGTGATTAACTCTGgtgaaaatatggaaatgtcCACTGACCAGTTGGAATTAAACCTCCTGCACCACCGCTGACGTCTTCACGTGGCAGAAAtgaacacagcaaaacaatagATGGCGACTGATTATTTAAACACGTACATACTGACATATATTTACATACTTCTCATTATACGGCAATACTCACAA
It encodes:
- the LOC113009136 gene encoding type-2 ice-structuring protein-like, which translates into the protein MKLLVVAALLCGSMFLTTAYVSGGAGGLIPTAKSYRFNMSSGCPYGWTHFNQRCFVYIPRSMSWAQAERNCLSMGAHLASVHSSSEYHHILKLTGDHGYKETWIGGTDASEENVWLWSDGTPFHYTHWCPGEPNNSGKQDCLQMNYGDSKCWDDMQCHENRPSVCAKKISKHQG